A window of Fibrobacter sp. genomic DNA:
TTCGTCGGGCAGCGGGTCGGCATGACCGTGCAATAGCGTCTGGGCCATGTTCCATGCGGAATACCAGCCGGTGGCCACCGCTTCGGTGTAGCCTTCGGAACCGGTAATCTGACCGGCGAACCAGATGGGCGGCAAGTCCTTGGCGCATTCCAGATCCGGGCGCAGGCGCAAGGTCTTGTCCAGGAACTTGGGGGAATCGATGAAGGTGTTGCGGTGCATGCAGCCCAGGCGCGCAAAGTTTGCGTTCTTCAGGGCCGGCACCATGGTGAAGATTTCCTTCTGGGTTCCCCACTTGAGGCGTGTCTGGAAACCCACCATGTTGTACAAAGTCTTCTGCTTGTTTTCGGCGCGAAGCTGGATCACGGCGTACCAAAGCTTGCCGTTATTGCCAAGGCCCAGACCGATGGGACGCATAGGGCCGTGGCGCAAAGTTTCGTAACCGCGGCGGGCCAGTTCTTCTACGGGCAGGCAGCCTTCGAACAGCTCGTGCTTTTCGTAGGGGCGGGGCTCCACAGATTCTGCGTCCACCAGGGCGGCCACGAACTTCTCGTAGGTTTCGCGGTCCAGGGGGCAGTTGATGAAGTCTGCGGTTTCGCCCTTTTCCCAGCGGTTCATATAGAAGGCGTGGTCAAAGTCGATGGAGTCCTTTTCCACCACAGGAGCGATGGCGTCGTAAAAATGCAGGCGGTCGCTGCCCAGTCGCTTGAAGATGTCGTCGGCCAAGGTGTCGCTAGCCAAAGGACCTGCGGCAACCAGCGTGGGGCAATCGCCTTCCAAAGAAGTCACTTCTTCGCGATGCAAGGTGATGTTCGGACATTCCGTAATTTTCTTTTCTACCAGGTCGCTGAAAATGTCGCGATTCACGGTGAGGGAGTCGCCTGCGGGCACGGCGGCCTCGGCGGCACATTCCATGAGGAAACTGCCCAGCATTCTCAGTTCCTGCTTCAAAAGTCCGTGTGCGCTTGTAACCCCAAGAGCCTTGAAACTGTTGGAGCAAACCAGCTGGGCCAAGTGACCGTCACGATGGGCGGGGGTAGGCTTTACGGGGCGCATTTCATAAAGATGAACGTCAAAGCCGCGGCTTGCCAACTGCAATGCGGCTTCACATCCGGCGAGACCACCACCAATCACACGAACTTTCTGAGCCATTAGTTCATCACCATTTTCTTGTAGGTCTTGGCGTTGCCAATCCAGAGCTTTACAAGAAGTTCTTCAAGAGAAGCTGTAGTTACGCAATCCGGATCTGCGTCCTGGATTTCATCGGAAATCATGTTGGCCTGGGTTAGGTTCAGCATGCCGTAGTACAGAGCTTCAATTAATTGAGAAAGGAATGCCGGTGAAACGCGTGCAACGCATTCCATGTCGTTCAGCGGCGGCAGCATGGTGTTGTCGGGCTGGAACTGGTCAAGGTTATCCATAGTCCACATATCGGCGGCGCGTCCCATATCGGGGGAGAGGGCAATGCCCTTAAGCTCGGAACGGTATTCCTTCCATTCCTTGTCGGTAGTTTTGCCG
This region includes:
- the trmFO gene encoding methylenetetrahydrofolate--tRNA-(uracil(54)-C(5))-methyltransferase (FADH(2)-oxidizing) TrmFO codes for the protein MAQKVRVIGGGLAGCEAALQLASRGFDVHLYEMRPVKPTPAHRDGHLAQLVCSNSFKALGVTSAHGLLKQELRMLGSFLMECAAEAAVPAGDSLTVNRDIFSDLVEKKITECPNITLHREEVTSLEGDCPTLVAAGPLASDTLADDIFKRLGSDRLHFYDAIAPVVEKDSIDFDHAFYMNRWEKGETADFINCPLDRETYEKFVAALVDAESVEPRPYEKHELFEGCLPVEELARRGYETLRHGPMRPIGLGLGNNGKLWYAVIQLRAENKQKTLYNMVGFQTRLKWGTQKEIFTMVPALKNANFARLGCMHRNTFIDSPKFLDKTLRLRPDLECAKDLPPIWFAGQITGSEGYTEAVATGWYSAWNMAQTLLHGHADPLPDESCIGALMNRLVEENEDFQPMNFNFGLLPHHEGLKKKNKKEILGEAARVSVQKWIAERTIGNARFINPQADENCEG